A single genomic interval of Pomacea canaliculata isolate SZHN2017 linkage group LG5, ASM307304v1, whole genome shotgun sequence harbors:
- the LOC112563909 gene encoding poly [ADP-ribose] polymerase 14-like has product MNAFQSLFRYFRGYWSQGTPQDEKEPLEDEISRDVPDDDLENESDEETQLPKRKKVKYHQEWLSRLETGPFYPHKLFFRNVSPGISKEMLMNFLEIVTGQDDIETLYSDRPGDVLVTFKTEVDFLTVKNKCQTKLLKERQLEVWRVPVSNSILVENLSPDTDPGHVSCYFETYFAKGGTVLEVQPVSDKQKCVVCFKDANVVDEVLKVPHRLGGRELRVSLYVECLGPSGGRREPYIFVCPPPVELTDEDNLKIAFLRHNSEMLQKFNLHLSEVHANATVVGNVLIVSCTLTTSMDRVDLLVEKWRDNVNKQLEHCFGFIRLQRLEVQPEIWWDVRNTISQSELNTDELVLPQADGCAFAVLDRSFDEGDTFARIQNIASVKQKEFESEKLNVSEAKELKIYQLDLLMLSTFFTDKKSHHRDLKVGIRLNEGKVVFNGPPMAIREAQLKMYDILQSASSTMVTGVPEVHVSLLATYEARAAVNNRLRQARLVATWECCGNGIIVYYLHQTALLQAVNLIKTSFKTECISLDEVSSSLQTTSEWKDTVQKLVRKHRGLVSINTHDRTISLTAFCDLMPTVKENIRTFFSEGSIYSAAFTLSPSRLKFVTLFWEEKVSSIAVKLKGYKINITLQSDRVLARGTKQGIELVRKELNSLSEQIVCTEELITRKETIMCLSTLWSNNELEAIACACKCVLSLRPENVSVEMITTNLSAEGPRVHAVPGDITQLTVDVIVNAANELMDHTGGLAGHIVYKGGDEIQKECYRILKTRGKLSEGDVLVSGPGKLPCKAIIHAVGPRYKGGNKGEEECLWGTVLKCLRTASDLGYTSIAIPAISSGIFGYPVKEATRVIVQAVKLFFETNRDSSITDVQLADILTDTVEEFKKAFEGTISNYIPITKQAPFVLQGLSGEENSATTTSVLAKEQDITEVAVDVIVNAANERMAHDGGLAEYIVKKGGDKIQKECYHILKARGKLSEGDVLVSGPGNLPCKSIIHAVGPVYRGGNKGEEKCLRGTVLKCLKTASDLGYTSIAIPAISSGIFGYPVEEATRVIVQAVRFFFDRNRDSSIQVVLLCDVLTKTIVNFEKALKATARKGERSAVSLPPSSQTTTFLFPGNEPASSQAAHPRQPHGGQHVTTSVNIADEAMNHSTQGAVQNAPQISTPGVKDLEFGGIRVTIKQGDITTEQVDAIVNSSSPMLDLNRGAVSRALKAKCGQALENECKAKISEIAQRKVVTTAAFNLRCKHIVHIDTSHYVKNDKLTTAYLDILKEADNLGLNSIALPAIGTGNLKISPCKSALAMGKALVAHSRIRKTIKAVTVVLFDASMMEEVTVSLTELAAVQVLIPSTSSRSQAAFKRLYLPQNGEIQEGSMRTKNNPLPEVLKLYIFASQYKRTDFFKALDGLVKNKFVEQEIRDFDKVPLQKRQELWRKYDLEMCQGKTGARVKGMVDDIQMLKEEIINITSRAERQQQECMIAKLVQWYFFEVTTTGTKRTPYEKRENLLIENAYQNSQDTVELTDSEGIVYVVSFKDMTDSVKMCPTESVQITRKEIIADLANSESLLPETWEPLNSEESVKRVPLVRGCPEYNSVLANVSLTAGSSLNIKSIERIQNPELYKQYLAKKTQMDKQNNGMQSEKTLWHGTSSDAIDNINLYGFNRSFCGKMLLITDKVCTSPSTPATP; this is encoded by the exons ATGAACGCCTTTCAAAGCCTATTTAGATATTTTCGTGGATACTGGTCACAAGGTACACCACAGGATGAAA AAGAACCACTGGAGGATGAAATTTCCCGTGATGTACCCGATGACGATCTCGAAAATGAATCTGACGAAG AGACACAACtgccaaagagaaaaaaagtaaaatatcacCAGGAATGGTTAAGCCGCCTGGAGACAGGACCCTTTTACCCTCACAAATTGTTCTTCAGAAATGTTAGTCCAGGTATTTCCAAAGAGATGCTCATGAACTTCCTAGAAATAGTCACGGGACAGGATGACATAGAAACTCTGTATAGTGACAGACCTGGTGATGTTCTGGTCACCTTCAAAACAGAAGTTG ATTTTTTGACAGTGAAGAATAAATGCCAGACAAAGCTACTGAAGGAAAGACAGCTGGAGGTATGGAGGGTACCAGTCTCTAACAGCATCCTCGTGGAGAACCTCAGCCCAGACACAGATCCTGGCCATGTATCTTGCTACTTTGAAACCTACTTTGCTAAGGGAGGAACAGTGCTTGAGGTTCAGCCAGTATcagacaaacagaaatgtgtcgtctgctttaaaGATGCTAATG TGGTTGACGAGGTCCTGAAGGTGCCCCACAGACTCGGAGGCCGGGAGCTGCGGGTCTCGCTGTATGTGGAATGTCTGGGACCCTCGGGAGGTAGAAGAGAGCCCTACATCTTCGTCTGTCCCCCGCCTGTTGAGTTGACAGATGAAGACAATCTGAAAATTGCCTTCCTCAGACACAACTCCGAAATGTTGCAGAAGTTCAACCTCCACCTGTCAGAGGTCCATGCCAATGCCACTGTTGTGGGTAACGTGCTCATTGTGAGTTGTACCCTCACAACATCAATGGACAGAGTAGATTTACTGGTAGAAAAATGGAGAGATAATGTAAACAAGCAACTGGAGCATTGTTTTGGCTTCATAAGACTTCAAAGATTAGAAGTGCAGCCAGAAATTTGGTGGGATGTCAGAAACACCATCAGTCAGTCTGAGCTCAACACTGACGAATTAGTTTTACCACAAGCTGATGGGTGCGCCTTTGCAGTTCTGGACAGAAGCTTTGATGAAGGAGACACATTTGCCCGCATTCAAAATATTGCTAGTGTTAAACAGAAAGAGTTCGAGTCTGAGAAGCTGAATGTGTCTGAAGCTAAAGAACTAAAGATATATCAACTTGATCTTTTGATGTTATCCACTTTTTTCACGGACAAAAAGTCGCATCACAGAGACCTAAAAGTAGGTATTAGACTCAACGAaggaaaagttgtttttaatggTCCACCGATGGCAATAAGAGAAGCACAATTGAAGATGTATGACATCCTTCAGTCAGCCTCATCAACAATGGTGACTGGTGTACCTGAGGTTCATGTTTCCCTTCTTGCCACTTACGAAGCTCGCGCTGCTGTGAACAATCGTCTCAGACAAGCTCGACTTGTTGCCACATGGGAATGTTGTGGTAATGGTATTATTGTCTATTATTTACACCAAACGGCTCTTCTACAGGCTGTGAACTTAATAAAAACATCATTTAAAACAGAATGCATATCTTTGGATGAAGTGTCTTCCAGTCTACAAACTACATCAGAATGGAAAGACACCGTACAGAAACTTGTCAGAAAACATCGCGGACTTGTCTCAATCAACACACATGACAGAACTATTTCTCTAACAGCTTTTTGTGACCTAATGCcgactgtaaaagaaaatatcagaacttttttttcagaaggtaGTATTTATTCTGCTGCTTTTACACTTTCCCCAAGTCGACTGAAATTTGTGACCCTTTTCTGGGAAGAAAAAGTCTCAAGCATCGCAGTAAAGTTGAAAGggtacaaaataaatatcacactACAAAGTGATAGGGTTCTGGCTAGAGGAACAAAGCAAGGAATTGAGCTTGTGAGAAAGGAGCTGAATTCCTTGTCAGAACAAATTGTTTGTACAGAAGAACTGAtcacaagaaaagaaaccatCATGTGTCTTTCTACACTTTGGAGCAATAATGAACTGGAAGCCATTGCTTGCGCCTGTAAATGCGTCTTGTCTCTTCGTCCAGAGAATGTCAGTGTTGAG ATGATCACAACAAATCTGTCGGCTGAAGGCCCTCGAGTACATGCTGTACCAGGGGATATCACTCAACTGACAGTTGACGTCATTGTGAATGCAGCCAATGAGCTCATGGACCACACTGGGGGCCTGGCCGGACATATTGTTTATAAAG ggGGTGACGAGATACAGAAAGAGTGCTACCGCATTCTCAAAACCAGAGGCAAGCTGTCAGAAGGCGATGTGCTGGTGTCAGGACCAGGGAAGCTTCCCTGCAAGGCCATCATCCACGCTGTGGGACCTCGgtataagggaggcaacaaagGGGAAGAAGAATGTCTGTGGGGTACAGTGCTGAAATGTTTAAGGACTGCCTCTGACCTCGGCTACACTTCTATTGCCATTCCTGCCATCAGTTCCGGTATATTTGGCTATCCCGTCAAAGAGGCCACCCGGGTCATAGTGCAGGCTGTGAAGCTTTTCTTCGAGACTAATCGTGACAGCAGCATCACAGACGTCCAGCTCGCTGACATTCTAACAGACACAGTTGAAGAGTTCAAGAAAGCATTTGAGGGAACGATTAGCAATTATATTCCGATTACTAAACaag CACCCTTTGTACTCCAAGGTCTTTCTGGGGAAGAAAATTCAGCAACGACAACG AGCGTACTTGCCAAAGAACAGGACATCACTGAAGTGGCGGTGGATGTCATAGTCAATGCCGCTAATGAAAGGATGGCCCATGATGGTGGACTAGCAGAATACATTGTTAAAAAAG GAGGGGACAAGATACAAAAAGAGTGCTATCACATTCTCAAAGCCAGAGGCAAACTGTCGGAAGGCGATGTGCTGGTGTCAGGACCAGGGAACCTTCCCTGCAAGTCCATCATCCACGCTGTCGGACCTGTGTATCGAGGAGGCaacaaaggagaagaaaaatgtctgcgGGGTACAGTACTGAAATGTTTAAAGACTGCCTCTGACCTCGGCTACACTTCTATTGCCATTCCTGCCATCAGTTCCGGAATTTTTGGCTATCCTGTAGAGGAGGCCACCCGTGTTATAGTGCAGGCTGTGAGGTTTTTCTTCGATAGGAATCGTGACAGCAGCATACAAGTTGTTCTACTTTGTGATGTCTTAACGAAAACAAttgtaaactttgaaaaagcGTTGAAAGCAACTGCACGAAAAGGCGAAAGGTCAGCGGTCAGTTTGCCTCCAAGCAGTCAAACAACAACGTTTCTGTTTCCAGGAAACGAACCTGCATCCTCACAG GCAGCACATCCACGCCAGCCACATGGAGGGCAGCACGTTACCACATCTGTCAACATTGCTGATGAAGCCATGAACCATTCTACACAAGGCGCTGTACAAAACG CCCCACAAATCTCAACCCCAGGAGTGAAGGACTTAGAGTTTGGAGGAATTCGTGTTACAATCAAGCAAGGAGATATCACAACAGAACAGGTGGATGCCATTGTTAACAGCTCCAGTCCAATGTTGGATCTAAATCGAG GTGCTGTCTCTCGCGCATTGAAAGCCAAATGTGGACAGGCCCTCGAAAATGAGTGCAAGGCAAAAA TTTCAGAGATAGCTCAACGAAAGGTGGTAACGACTGCAGCGTTCAACCTGAGGTGCAAGCATATTGTACATATAGACACTTCCCACTATGTAAAGAATGACAAGCTGACCACTGCCTACCTGGACATTTTGAAAGAGGCCGACAACCTCGGACTGAATTCCATCGCTTTGCCTGCTATTGGAACAG GGAATCTCAAAATTTCTCCATGCAAATCAGCTCTAGCGATGGGCAAAGCTCTGGTCGCTCATTCACGAATCAGAAAAACTATCAAAGCTGTGACAGTGGTTTTGTTTGATGCCAGCATGATGGAAGAAGTTACTGTCAGTCTGACAGAACTAGCCGCGGTACAAGTTCTTATACCGTCAACAAGCTCTAGAAGTCAGGCTGCATTCAAGAGATTGTATCTTCCACAAAATGGAG AAATCCAGGAAGGGAGTATGAGGACTAAGAACAACCCACTACCTGAGGTCCTTAAGCTGTACATATTCGCAAGTCAGTATAAAAGAACTGATTTCTTCAAAGCGTTGGATGGTCTTGTGAAAAACAAGTTCGTAGAACAAGAAATCAGAGACTTTGATAAAGTTCCACTTCAGAAG CGCCAGGAACTGTGGAGAAAATACGACCTGGAGATGTGTCAGGGAAAGACCGGAGCCAGGGTGAAAGGCATGGTAGACGATATTCAAATGTTGAAAGAGGAGATAATCAACATAACGTCCAGAGCAGAAAGACAACAACAAGAGTGTATGATTGCAAAGCTCGTTCAGTGGTACTTTTTTGAG GTGACAACTACTGGAACCAAACGCACTCCttatgaaaaaagagaaaatctgtTGATAGAGAATGCCTATCAGAATAGTCAGGACACAGTGGAACTGACAGATTCAGAAGGAATTGTCTATGTCGTCAGCTTTAAGGACATGACAGACTCTGTAAAGATGTGTCCAACCGAGAGTGTACAGATCacgagaaaagaaataatagcaG ACTTGGCCAACAGTGAAAGTCTTCTGCCTGAGACATGGGAGCCTCTGAACAGCGAGGAGTCCGTCAAGCGAGTGCCCCTTGTCCGTGGATGCCCCGAGTACAACAGTGTGCTGGCCAACGTGTCCCTCACTGCAGGCAGCTCTTTGAACATCAAGTCG ATCGAGCGCATTCAAAACCCTGAGCTGTACAAGCAGTATCTGGCGAAGAAGACACAAatggacaaacaaaacaacggGATGCAGTCTGAGAAAACCTTGTGGCATGGCACCTCGTCAGACGCCATAGACAACATCAACCTCTACGGCTTCAACCGCAGCTTCTGTGGAAAAATG CTACTTATTACGGACAAGGTGTGTACTTCGCCGTCAACTCCAGCTACTCCATGA